The genomic DNA GTACGAAATTAATAACTTTAAAAAAGCTTTACGTTAATGCTTTGTTATTTTTAATAATTAGAATAAAGTTTAGTTTATTAATATAATTATTAATGTAATTATTGCAGGAATAGATTGTATGTAAAATAATTTTATTTTTCCTGTAGAGTAAGCGCCATACAAACCGGCAATAATAATGCAGGTTATAAAAAATATTAGTGTACTACTATTTTTAGATAGTATTGCAAAAACAATTCCGGAAGCCATGAAACCATTATAAAGCCCTTGGTTAGCAGCAAGCACTTTAGTGTCTTTGGCAAAGGCTTCGTTTTTTAATCCAAAGGCTTTTATTGTTCTTGGCTTGGTCCATAAAAACATTTCAAGTGCTAAAAAATAATAATGCAAAAAAGCGACAAGAAGAGAGAAGATTATTATTAGTATATTCATTTTAATTTGTTTTTAATTGGTTAATGGCTTCGTTTGTATTTATAACTGGTAATTTACAAGTGTTATTAACACATACATAAATAAGTGTTTTATTTTCTACGTACCTGTTATGTAATAAAGGTAAGTTATTATTTCTTTCACTACATGCTACTATTTTGTTAGGTAAATACTCTTTATTTAAATCTTTCACTTTAATATTAGCTTTATCTCCTGTAATGGCTACTTCGTAAAAGGGCTCTGTAAAGTTTAGCATTAAACTCATCCAATTAGAAAAAGCCGAACCGTATTGATGTATTTCTGGTTTAATGTTATTTAGCATGTTTTTAGATGTCTTTAAATAGTAGTTGTTATTGTAGAAATGCGATAACATATAAAGGCAGTTTGCCATAATTGAATTACTAGCAGGAATTACATTGTCTCTATATTCTATTGTTTGTACAATTAGTTTTTTGTCTTGATTAGAGGTAAAGAAAAAGAGTTGACTTTCGGTATCAAAAAAAGTATCAAAACAATAATCTGTAAGTGCCTTAGCATTGTCTAACCATTTAATTGTTGAGGTAACTTGGTATAAAGCTAAAAAAGCATCAATAGTTGTTGCATAATCTTCTAAAAAACCATTTATACTAGATGCTCCGTTTTTATAATTATGGTAAAGCGAACCGTCTTCTTTTAATTGATTGTTTAATATAAATTCGGCATTTTTTATGGCGCAATCTAAATAGTTTTCATCTTGTAAAACGCGATAAGCATCTACATAACCTTTAAGCATTAAAGCATTCCAAGATGTTAATGTTTTATCATCTAATCTTGGTAGGTTCCTTTTTTCTCTTTCTTTAAGTAAAATAGATTTCCAGCGTTTCTTTTTTTCTTTTAATTTTTCTAATGTTATATTCTCTTGGTTAGTGAATTTTAGATCATTTTTATCTCTAATAAGTACATAGTTTTTATGTTCCCAATAGCCATAATTATTTACATTATAATAGGTGGAAAATAATTTAAAATCGTCTTTTAAAAGTGTTTGTAATTCTTCTTTCTTCCATACATAATAGGCGCCTTCTTCTAAAACATTATCTTCAGTTAAGCTATCTGCATCTAATGACGAATAAAATATACCGTTTGTTCCTGTTAATTCTCTTTTTATAAACTCTAGTGTTTCAATTACTACATTTTCGTATAATTCGTTTTTGGTTAAAGCAAACGCTTCTGCATATAGGCTTACTAGTTGTGCATTATCGTATAACATTTTTTCAAAATGAGGTACATGCCATTTGTCGTCTACAGAATATCTAGAAAAACCACCACCAATTTGGTCGTAAATTCCTCCATAAGCCATTTTTGTTAGTGTAGTATTTACAAAATCTAGAATCTTCTTATCTTGTTTTTGATAACCATATCGTAATAAAAATTGATAATTATTTGGCATCATAAACTTTGGTTCCTTTCCTATTCCTCCTTTATTGGTATCAAAATATACAGACCAATCTGCTATTATTTCTTTTAAAAATGTGGTATCAAATTTTGGTTCATTAGTATTAGGTTTTATTAAATCCATAGCTTTAATGCCTTTCGCTAATTTGGTAGCATACTCATAAAGTTTGTCAGGATTTTTTTTATATAAATCTGAAATTTGATTTAAGGCATTAACCCATTGTTCTTTTTTAAAATATGTTCCGCCCCAAACAGGCCTTCCATCGGGCAGGGCAACTACATTCATTGGCCATCCACCACTACCTGTCATTAATTGAACAGCATTCATATATACTTGGTCTATGTCTGGTCGTTCTTCTCTATCAATTTTAATATTAATAAAATTTGAATTCATTACTATAGCGACATCTTCGTTTTCAAAACTCTCATGCTCCATAACGTGACACCAATGGCAAGCAGCATAACCAACGCTTATAATTATAAGTTTATTTTCTTTTTTAGCAAGCTCTAATGTGTTAGAATTCCAAGCTTTCCAATGTATAGGATTATGTGCATGCTGAAGCAAATATGGACTTGTTTCGTTAATAAGGTCATTAGTATATTTGTGTATCATGGATTAATGAATTAACGCTAAAGGTGTATTAGAAATTAAAATTTAATGAAGATATATTATTTCACAAATCAAAGTTAATCATTACAAGTTTTAATAGCTTACAGATAAAACAAAGTTTAAAAAAAGTAATTTATTGGGTAGGATTTTTAACAGTAAAAGTGTTATATAACTATAGCTAAATTTATTAACTATAAAGGTTTAACAGTTTAAGGGCTGTCAATACTATAAAAAGTTAGTATTTATTAGTATTATTGTATACTTTTTAGACCAAAATAAACATATATATAATGAGGAACTTTACGCTAATCATCTTTTTATTATTTATTTCCATTCCAGTATTTGCACAAGATATATTGATGCAAAACGGGACGTTTAACCAATGTTCAGGGACTTTATATGACTCAGGTGGGCCATCAGCAAATTATTCAAGTGATGAAAATTTTGTACTTACAATATGTCCAGATGGACCAGACCAGTTTATACAATTAGACTTTACTACTTTTGGAACACAAGGAGGAAGTGATATTCTTACAATTTATGATGGTGATGATACTACTGCTCCAGTAATTGGATCTTTTGATGGTGGTGGAGTTACAAGTGATCCAGGAACAATTATGGCATCCATTACAAGTGCAACTGGGTGTTTAACTTTAGAATTTGTAAGTAATGCTACTGGAAATACTATTGGTTGGGCAGCAGATATTGATTGTTTTACAGATTGTCAAACTATAACACCTTCAATAGATTCTACAAATCCAGCAGTAAATGGAACAGGAGTAGTTCAAGTGTTAGTTGGTACTACTGTAGACTTTACAGGAAGTGCTGTGTTTTCTGAAGACGGCACAGGAGCAACTTATAATTGGAATTTTGGAGATGGTTCGCCTTTTGGAACCGGAGAAATGGTCTCTAATCAATTTGATACTATTGGTACATACACTACAACACTAACAGTTACAGACACAAATCCTTTAGGATGCTCTGAAACAGCAACAGTAACTGTTCAGGTTTTAGGACCTTATATTGATGTAGACCAAACAACATATACAGTGCCTCAATTAGTAGAAGATGTTTTAATTAACAGTCCTTGTGCAACGGTATCCAATATTAACTGGAGTACAGGAACTAATTTTGGAGACGTAAATGGTATAGGCTATTTTAGTGCACTTCCAGGAGCATTTGGTTTTGATGCAGGAATAGTTTTAAATTCTGGAGACGCTATGGAGGCCGAAGGACCAGAGTCTGGAATACAAAGTAGTGGTGGCGGTGCTTGGCCAGGAGATGCTGATTTAGAGGCCGAAATTAATACCGATTTAGATAATACTCCAGGTGACGATTTACCTGCTGGAAATTCAAGAAATGCTTCGTTTATAGAATTTGATTTTGTACCATTAGCCGATACTATTACATTCAATTTCTTATTTGCATCAGATGAGTATGGAGCGTTTCAATGTTCTTTCTCAGATGCATTTGCATTTTTACTTACAGATTTATCTACAAATACAACAACTAATTTAGCATTAGTTCCTGGAACAACAGATGTTGTATCTGTTTTTACTGTTCGAGATAATGCTTTTGCAGGAGGATGTTCTTCAGAAAACCCAACATATTTTGATTCTTATCATGGCGCTGGTGGAGAACCTGCAGCAAATGCTCCAATAGATTATTTAGGGTATACAGTACCAATGGCGGCAATTGCTAATGTAACACCTAATAATAATTATAGAATAAAACTTGTAGTTGCAGATGCTAGAGATACATCATATAATTCAGCAGTATTTTTAGAAGCTGGTTCTTTTAGTTTAGGAGGTGATTTAGGAGACGATATTACTATAAATGCTGGTACAGCAGAGTGCCAAGGTACACCAGTAGTTTTAGACACTCAATTACCTACTGCAACTCATACTTGGTATTTAGATGGTGTTGTAATTCCTGGAGAAACAAATTCAACCCTTAATGCTACTCAAGATGGAGAATATACTGTAGATATTACTTTTTCTGCTACATGTATGGCGTCAGATTCTATTATTATAGAATTTATTCCTGGCCCAACAATACAAGCAGTTAATACTATTACAGAGTGTGATGATGGTAGTGGAGCTGTTGTTTTTGATCTTACAGAAAACGATGCACCTGCTTTTGGAGCTCAAGATCAAACAGCAAATAGCTTGTCTTACCATAATTCTAATGCAGATGCCATGAATGGAGTAAATCCTATTGGAGATCCTGTAAATTATAATGGTACCGATGGAGAAATAATTTATATAAGAATTGAAGATAATACAGGAACATGTGCAGATATAGACATGTTTACTTTAGAATATTTAACAGTAGCTTTAAATGATGCTCCAGACATTGTGGTTTGTGATGATCTTTCTAATGATGGTCAAGAAGAGTTCGATTTAACAAACCAAGATGCAGCAGTTCTTGGAGCTCAAGCAGCCTCAGATTTTATTGTAACCTATCATTCATCTATAGCAGATGCAGATACAGGAGCAAATCCTTTAACAAGTCCATACACAAGTTCTGGTGAAATTATATATGTTAGAATTGAAAGTGTAGCGAGTAGTGTTTGTTATATTTCTTCTCAAAATGATGCTGAAGGATTTACAATTACTATTAATCCTATTGCTGAAGCTGCACAGCCTTCAAACCTAGAACTATGCGACGATTCTTCAAACGATGGCGTAGAAATATTCGATTTAACAACCGAGGAAGCAGTTATTTTAAACGGTCAAGATCCGGCAAATTACACGGTAAGTTATTACGAGCAACCAGGTGATGTAGCAACAAGTACCAATGCAATAGCAACACCAGGAGCTTACCCAAATATGTCAAGCCCACAAACCATATATGTTCGTGTAGACGATAACTCTAATCCAGCATGTTTTGGCGAAACAAGTTTTACAATAACGGTTAATCCAGAAGACGATTCGACCTTTACCATGCAACCAACCTGTGATGGAGCTACTGTAGATACAGTAGCCACACCAGGCGGCACCTATGTATTAAATCCAGATCCTGCAGATGGCTCAGTAATAGATGCAACAACAGGAACAATAACCGACGGATTATCAGGCGCGAGTTACACTGTAGATTATACAACAAATGGCACCTGTCCATCAACAAGTTCATTTACAGTAACAGTAGATATAACCAATGATGCTTCATTTACTATGAATGCTACCTGTGATGGTGGAATAGTAACAAGCGAAGCCACACCAGGCGGTACCTATGCATTTAATCCAATACCAACAGATGCTGCTAGTATAGACCCAGTAACAGGAACAGTAACAGGAGCCACATCTGCCACTGTTTATATGGTAGAATATAGCTTAGGAGGCGCTTGTCCGTCATCAACAATAGAAACGCTAACCGTTTTAACTACCGATGATGCTAGTGTAACCTACACACCAACCTGTGATGGTGGCGTTGTAGATTCAGAAGCCACACCAGGCGGAAGCTATGCATTTAATACT from Lacinutrix sp. 5H-3-7-4 includes the following:
- a CDS encoding DUF1304 domain-containing protein, whose amino-acid sequence is MNILIIIFSLLVAFLHYYFLALEMFLWTKPRTIKAFGLKNEAFAKDTKVLAANQGLYNGFMASGIVFAILSKNSSTLIFFITCIIIAGLYGAYSTGKIKLFYIQSIPAIITLIIILIN
- a CDS encoding thioredoxin domain-containing protein, which encodes MIHKYTNDLINETSPYLLQHAHNPIHWKAWNSNTLELAKKENKLIIISVGYAACHWCHVMEHESFENEDVAIVMNSNFINIKIDREERPDIDQVYMNAVQLMTGSGGWPMNVVALPDGRPVWGGTYFKKEQWVNALNQISDLYKKNPDKLYEYATKLAKGIKAMDLIKPNTNEPKFDTTFLKEIIADWSVYFDTNKGGIGKEPKFMMPNNYQFLLRYGYQKQDKKILDFVNTTLTKMAYGGIYDQIGGGFSRYSVDDKWHVPHFEKMLYDNAQLVSLYAEAFALTKNELYENVVIETLEFIKRELTGTNGIFYSSLDADSLTEDNVLEEGAYYVWKKEELQTLLKDDFKLFSTYYNVNNYGYWEHKNYVLIRDKNDLKFTNQENITLEKLKEKKKRWKSILLKEREKRNLPRLDDKTLTSWNALMLKGYVDAYRVLQDENYLDCAIKNAEFILNNQLKEDGSLYHNYKNGASSINGFLEDYATTIDAFLALYQVTSTIKWLDNAKALTDYCFDTFFDTESQLFFFTSNQDKKLIVQTIEYRDNVIPASNSIMANCLYMLSHFYNNNYYLKTSKNMLNNIKPEIHQYGSAFSNWMSLMLNFTEPFYEVAITGDKANIKVKDLNKEYLPNKIVACSERNNNLPLLHNRYVENKTLIYVCVNNTCKLPVINTNEAINQLKTN